Proteins from one Bradyrhizobium amphicarpaeae genomic window:
- the gltB gene encoding glutamate synthase large subunit, giving the protein MNGSQFESANIVAEQLSATVASKTIDPITSPIQEHNSRPPAVGLYDPSLEKDSCGVGFIANIKGRKSHEIVSDALSILCNLEHRGAVGADPRAGDGAGILLQIPHAFFSRKAAELGFSLPAPGEYAIGALFMPRDTAWRNVIKSIIADQIKEEGLTLLGWRDVPTDNSSLGVTVKPTEPACMQVFIGRNGTAKTEDDFERRLYILRKSISQAIYQRRDRGLAGYYPCSMSCRTVIYKGMFLADQLGKYYPDLHEKDFESALALVHQRFSTNTFPAWSLAHPYRMIAHNGEINTLRGNTNWMAARQASVSSELYGKDINRLWPISYEGQSDTACFDNALEFLVQGGYSLPHAVMMMIPEAWAGNPLMDERRRAFYEYHAALMEPWDGPAAIAFTDGRQIGATLDRNGLRPARYLVTKDDRIVMASEMGVLTIPEDQIITKWRLQPGKMLLVDLEQGRLIPDDEIKAELARSHPYKEWLERTQIVLEELPKVPTTGVRSNLSLLDRQQAFGYSQEDIAILMTPMAATGEEAAGSMGNDTPISALSDRAKPLFTYFKQNFAQVTNPPIDPIREELVMSLVSIIGPRPNLFDLQGLATTKRLEARQPILTDADLEKIRSISDVADTHFKSRTLDTTFHAGLGAAGMDQVLDELCARAESAVREGVNIIILSDRMVGTDRVPIPSLLACASVHHHLIRTGLRTSVGLVVESGEPREVHHFACLAGYGAEAINPYLAFETIIAMKDRLPGSLDDYEIVKRYIKSIGKGLLKVMSKMGISTYQSYCGAQIFDAVGLKAEFVGKFFAGTHTRVEGVGLAEIAEEAVRRHADAFGEALVYKSALDVGGEYAYRSRGEDHAWTAESVGLLQHAARGNSLERYRAFAKILNEQSERLLTLRGLFRIKNADEEKRKPVPLDQVEPAKDIVKRFATGAMSFGSISREAHTTLAIAMNRIGGKSNTGEGGEESDRFKPMPNGDSMRSAIKQVASGRFGVTTEYLVNSDMMQIKMAQGAKPGEGGQLPGHKVDATIAKVRHSTPGVGLISPPPHHDIYSIEDLAQLIYDLKNVNPTGDVSVKLVSEIGVGTVAAGVAKARADHVTIAGFEGGTGASPLTSIKHAGSPWEIGLAETHQTLVRERLRSRIVVQVDGGFRTGRDVVIGALLGADEFGFATAPLIAAGCIMMRKCHLNTCPVGVATQDPVLRKRFTGQPEHVINYFFFVAEEVREIMASLGFRTFNEMIGQVQLLDQTKLVAHWKAKGLDFSKLFVKQKEEKGQKIYHSERQNHHLEAVLDRTLIEQAQPAIDRGAPVKIEAKINSTNRSAGAMLSGAVAKIYGHAGLPHDTIHVSLKGTAGQAFGAWLAHGVTFELEGEGNDYVGKGLSGGKIIVKPPANSGIVPEESIIVGNTVMYGAIQGECYFRGIAGERFAVRNSGAVAVVEGAGDHCCEYMTGGIVVVLGKTGRNFAAGMSGGIAYVLDETGDFDRLCNMAMVELEPVLSEEMINADTYHASGDLEAHGRVDVFKNLLASDVERLHVLITRHAKATGSKRAADILANWKEWLPKFRKVMPVEYRRALREMAANADAEPKIAIGA; this is encoded by the coding sequence ATGAACGGGTCGCAATTCGAGAGCGCAAACATCGTGGCAGAACAACTGTCGGCGACGGTCGCCTCGAAAACGATTGATCCGATCACCTCGCCGATTCAGGAACACAATTCGCGCCCGCCAGCCGTTGGTCTCTACGATCCGAGTCTGGAAAAGGATTCCTGCGGCGTCGGCTTCATCGCCAACATCAAGGGCAGGAAGTCGCACGAGATCGTCTCCGACGCGCTGAGCATCCTCTGCAATCTCGAGCATCGCGGCGCAGTCGGAGCCGACCCGCGCGCCGGTGACGGCGCCGGCATCCTGCTGCAGATTCCGCACGCCTTCTTCAGCCGCAAGGCCGCGGAGCTCGGCTTCTCGCTGCCGGCACCCGGCGAATACGCCATCGGTGCGCTGTTCATGCCGCGCGACACCGCCTGGCGCAACGTGATCAAGAGCATCATCGCCGACCAGATCAAGGAAGAGGGCCTGACCCTGCTCGGCTGGCGCGACGTGCCGACCGACAATTCCTCGCTCGGCGTCACCGTGAAGCCGACCGAGCCTGCCTGCATGCAGGTGTTCATCGGCCGCAACGGCACCGCCAAGACCGAGGACGATTTCGAGCGCCGGCTCTACATCCTGCGCAAGTCGATCTCGCAGGCGATCTACCAGCGTCGCGACCGCGGGCTTGCAGGCTATTACCCCTGCTCGATGTCGTGCCGCACCGTGATCTACAAGGGCATGTTCCTCGCCGACCAGCTCGGCAAGTACTATCCCGATCTGCACGAGAAGGATTTCGAGAGCGCGCTCGCCCTGGTGCATCAGCGCTTCTCGACCAATACGTTCCCGGCCTGGTCGCTGGCGCATCCCTATCGCATGATCGCGCATAACGGCGAGATCAACACGTTGCGCGGCAACACCAACTGGATGGCGGCGCGCCAGGCCTCGGTGAGCTCCGAGCTGTACGGCAAGGACATCAACCGGCTCTGGCCGATCTCCTACGAAGGCCAGTCGGACACCGCCTGCTTCGACAACGCGCTCGAATTCCTGGTGCAGGGCGGCTACTCGCTGCCGCACGCCGTCATGATGATGATTCCGGAGGCGTGGGCCGGCAATCCGCTGATGGATGAGAGGCGTCGCGCCTTCTACGAATATCACGCCGCGTTGATGGAGCCGTGGGACGGCCCCGCCGCGATCGCCTTCACCGACGGCCGTCAGATCGGCGCCACGCTGGACCGTAACGGCCTGCGGCCGGCGCGCTATCTCGTCACCAAGGACGACCGCATCGTGATGGCGTCCGAGATGGGCGTGCTGACGATCCCCGAGGACCAGATCATCACCAAGTGGCGGCTGCAGCCCGGCAAGATGCTGCTGGTCGACCTCGAACAGGGCCGTCTCATTCCCGACGACGAGATCAAGGCCGAGCTCGCCCGGAGCCATCCCTACAAGGAGTGGCTGGAGCGGACCCAGATCGTGCTGGAAGAGCTGCCGAAGGTTCCGACCACCGGCGTGCGCTCAAACCTGTCGCTGCTCGATCGCCAGCAGGCGTTCGGCTACAGCCAGGAAGACATCGCGATCCTGATGACGCCGATGGCGGCCACGGGTGAGGAAGCCGCCGGCTCGATGGGCAACGACACGCCGATCTCGGCGCTGTCGGACAGGGCCAAGCCGTTGTTCACCTACTTCAAGCAGAACTTCGCGCAGGTCACCAATCCGCCGATCGATCCGATCCGCGAGGAGCTGGTGATGAGCCTCGTCTCCATCATCGGACCGCGGCCGAACCTGTTCGACCTGCAGGGCCTCGCCACCACCAAGCGCCTCGAAGCGCGCCAGCCGATCCTGACCGACGCGGACCTCGAAAAGATCCGCTCGATCTCGGACGTGGCCGACACGCACTTCAAGTCACGCACGCTGGACACCACCTTCCACGCCGGTCTCGGCGCGGCCGGCATGGACCAGGTGCTGGACGAGCTCTGCGCGCGCGCCGAAAGCGCGGTGCGCGAGGGCGTCAACATCATCATCCTGTCCGACCGCATGGTCGGCACCGACCGCGTGCCGATCCCCTCGCTGCTGGCCTGCGCGTCCGTGCATCATCATCTGATCCGCACGGGCCTGCGCACCTCCGTTGGCCTCGTCGTCGAATCCGGCGAGCCGCGCGAAGTGCATCACTTCGCCTGCCTCGCGGGCTACGGCGCCGAAGCGATCAACCCCTATCTCGCGTTCGAGACCATCATCGCGATGAAGGACCGCCTGCCCGGCTCGCTCGACGACTACGAGATCGTCAAGCGCTACATCAAGTCGATCGGCAAGGGCCTGCTCAAGGTGATGTCCAAGATGGGCATCTCGACCTACCAATCCTATTGCGGCGCGCAGATCTTCGACGCGGTCGGTCTCAAGGCCGAATTCGTCGGAAAATTCTTCGCCGGCACGCATACCCGCGTCGAGGGCGTCGGTCTCGCCGAGATCGCGGAGGAAGCGGTGCGCCGCCATGCCGACGCGTTCGGCGAGGCGCTGGTCTACAAGAGCGCGCTCGACGTCGGCGGCGAATATGCCTATCGCAGCCGCGGCGAGGACCATGCCTGGACCGCCGAGTCGGTCGGGCTGCTGCAGCACGCCGCCCGCGGCAACTCGCTGGAGCGCTATCGCGCCTTCGCCAAGATCCTCAACGAGCAGTCGGAGCGGCTTCTGACGCTGCGCGGCCTGTTCCGGATCAAGAACGCCGACGAGGAGAAGCGCAAGCCGGTCCCGCTCGACCAGGTCGAGCCGGCCAAGGACATCGTCAAGCGTTTCGCCACCGGCGCGATGAGCTTCGGCTCGATCTCGCGCGAGGCGCACACCACGCTCGCGATCGCCATGAACCGGATCGGCGGCAAGTCGAACACCGGCGAAGGCGGCGAGGAATCCGACCGCTTCAAGCCGATGCCGAACGGCGACAGCATGCGTTCGGCGATCAAGCAGGTCGCCTCCGGCCGCTTCGGCGTCACCACGGAGTATCTCGTCAACTCCGACATGATGCAGATCAAGATGGCGCAGGGTGCCAAGCCCGGCGAAGGCGGCCAGCTGCCCGGCCACAAGGTCGACGCGACCATCGCCAAGGTCCGGCACTCGACCCCGGGCGTCGGCCTGATCTCGCCGCCGCCGCACCACGACATCTATTCGATCGAGGATCTGGCGCAGCTGATCTACGACCTCAAGAACGTCAACCCGACGGGTGACGTCTCGGTCAAGCTGGTCTCCGAGATCGGCGTCGGCACCGTGGCCGCCGGCGTCGCCAAGGCGCGCGCCGACCATGTCACCATCGCGGGCTTCGAAGGCGGCACCGGTGCTTCACCGCTGACCTCGATCAAGCATGCCGGCAGCCCCTGGGAGATCGGCCTCGCCGAAACCCACCAGACGCTGGTGCGCGAGCGGCTGCGCAGCCGCATCGTGGTCCAGGTCGACGGCGGCTTCCGCACCGGCCGCGACGTCGTGATCGGCGCACTGCTCGGCGCCGACGAGTTCGGCTTCGCCACTGCGCCCCTGATCGCGGCCGGCTGCATCATGATGCGCAAGTGCCATCTCAACACCTGCCCGGTCGGCGTCGCGACCCAGGACCCCGTGCTGCGCAAGCGCTTCACCGGCCAGCCCGAGCACGTCATCAACTACTTCTTCTTCGTTGCGGAGGAGGTTCGCGAGATCATGGCGAGCCTCGGCTTCCGCACCTTCAACGAGATGATCGGCCAGGTTCAGCTGCTCGACCAGACCAAGCTGGTCGCGCACTGGAAGGCCAAGGGCCTCGACTTCTCCAAGCTGTTCGTCAAGCAGAAGGAAGAGAAGGGCCAGAAGATCTATCACTCCGAGCGCCAGAACCATCATCTGGAAGCCGTGCTCGACCGCACGCTGATCGAGCAGGCGCAGCCCGCGATCGACCGCGGCGCGCCGGTGAAGATCGAGGCCAAGATCAACAGCACCAACCGCTCCGCGGGCGCGATGCTGTCCGGCGCCGTCGCCAAGATCTACGGCCATGCCGGCCTGCCGCACGACACCATCCATGTCAGCCTCAAGGGCACCGCCGGCCAGGCCTTCGGCGCCTGGCTCGCCCACGGCGTCACCTTCGAGCTCGAAGGTGAAGGCAACGACTATGTCGGCAAGGGCCTCTCGGGCGGCAAGATCATCGTCAAGCCGCCTGCCAACAGCGGCATCGTGCCGGAAGAAAGCATCATCGTCGGCAACACGGTGATGTATGGCGCGATCCAGGGCGAGTGCTACTTCCGCGGCATCGCCGGCGAGCGTTTCGCCGTGCGCAATTCCGGGGCTGTGGCTGTCGTCGAGGGAGCCGGCGATCATTGCTGCGAATACATGACCGGCGGCATCGTGGTCGTGCTCGGCAAGACCGGGCGCAACTTCGCGGCCGGCATGTCGGGCGGCATCGCCTACGTGCTCGACGAGACCGGCGACTTCGACAGGCTGTGCAACATGGCGATGGTCGAGCTGGAGCCGGTGCTGTCGGAGGAGATGATCAACGCCGACACCTATCACGCCTCAGGCGACCTCGAAGCGCATGGCCGGGTCGACGTGTTCAAGAACCTGCTCGCCTCCGACGTCGAGCGGTTGCACGTGCTGATCACGCGCCACGCGAAAGCCACCGGCTCCAAGCGCGCCGCCGACATCCTGGCCAATTGGAAGGAATGGCTGCCCAAATTCCGCAAGGTGATGCCGGTCGAGTACCGGCGCGCGCTGCGCGAAATGGCCGCCAACGCGGACGCCGAGCCGAAAATCGCGATCGGAGCGTAG
- a CDS encoding alpha/beta fold hydrolase has protein sequence MTFWRSFLVAASLLTAPISFAHAQTPQTVKAKNVVLVHGAWADGSSWSGVIPILQAAGLQVTAVQNPLSSLADSVEATRRALAEQDGPTVLVAHSWGGTVISQVGTDPKVTGLVYVAARAPDANEDFVALSKQFPTGPARAGIVERDGYTKLSEEAFLKYFANGVKPEQARELYAVQWPTAAAIFAGRTTEAAWHSRPSWYAVSKNDYTINPDLERFLAKRMNATTVELDAGHLSLVSHPREVANLILEAAGYPRS, from the coding sequence ATGACTTTCTGGCGCAGCTTTTTGGTCGCCGCGAGCCTTCTGACGGCACCTATCAGTTTTGCCCATGCGCAGACACCGCAGACGGTGAAGGCTAAGAACGTCGTGCTGGTGCATGGCGCCTGGGCCGATGGCTCGAGCTGGTCGGGGGTGATCCCGATCCTCCAGGCTGCAGGCCTTCAAGTGACTGCCGTGCAGAATCCGCTGTCGTCGCTTGCGGACTCCGTCGAGGCGACCAGGCGCGCGCTGGCAGAGCAGGACGGGCCGACGGTGCTGGTCGCGCATTCCTGGGGCGGCACCGTGATCAGCCAGGTCGGCACCGACCCGAAAGTGACCGGCCTCGTCTATGTCGCCGCACGCGCGCCGGATGCGAACGAGGATTTCGTCGCGCTGTCGAAGCAATTCCCTACGGGGCCCGCGCGCGCCGGCATCGTCGAGCGCGACGGCTACACAAAACTCTCGGAAGAGGCTTTCCTGAAATACTTTGCCAATGGCGTGAAGCCGGAGCAGGCCAGGGAGCTCTATGCCGTGCAATGGCCGACCGCGGCCGCGATCTTCGCCGGCCGCACCACGGAGGCGGCATGGCATTCGAGGCCGAGCTGGTACGCGGTGTCGAAGAACGACTACACCATCAATCCCGATCTCGAACGCTTCCTCGCCAAGCGGATGAACGCGACCACCGTCGAGCTCGATGCCGGCCACCTCTCGCTGGTGTCGCATCCGAGGGAGGTCGCGAATTTGATCCTGGAGGCGGCGGGGTATCCACGGAGCTGA
- a CDS encoding Hsp20 family protein, giving the protein MRSYDLTPFYRSTVGFDRLFSLLDQAGSDGASPGYPPYNIERTGENAYRITVAVSGFARDELSIVAKENTLTIKGEKVANENSKAEVLYRGIAARAFERAFQLADFVQVKDASLENGLLHVDLVREIPEAKKPRQIAINTGAKPQVIENSAAQAAA; this is encoded by the coding sequence ATGCGTAGCTACGATCTCACCCCCTTCTATCGTTCCACCGTCGGCTTCGACCGCCTTTTCAGCCTGCTCGACCAGGCCGGTTCTGACGGCGCCAGCCCCGGATACCCCCCCTACAACATCGAGCGTACCGGCGAGAACGCCTACCGCATCACCGTTGCGGTTTCGGGCTTCGCCAGGGATGAGCTCTCCATCGTCGCGAAAGAGAACACGCTGACGATCAAGGGCGAAAAGGTCGCCAACGAGAACAGCAAGGCCGAGGTGCTGTACCGCGGCATCGCCGCGCGGGCGTTCGAACGTGCCTTCCAGCTCGCCGACTTCGTGCAGGTGAAAGACGCCTCGCTCGAGAACGGGCTGCTCCACGTCGACCTCGTCCGCGAGATTCCCGAGGCGAAGAAGCCGCGCCAGATCGCGATCAACACCGGCGCGAAGCCGCAGGTGATCGAGAACTCGGCCGCGCAAGCCGCCGCATAA
- a CDS encoding alpha/beta fold hydrolase yields MTLVSIPSNPVPEDVVSGTIKTPDGAELRFARWAPPANRKGTVCVFTGRSEQIEKYFETVRDLRDRGFAVAMIDWRGQGHSSRRLRDPRKGYVRDFSDFEVDVEAFVQQVVLPDCPPPFFALAHSMGGTVMLRVAHAGKRWFDRMVLSAPMIDLPGRTTSLPVRALLKTMRLLGQGGRYVPGGSDRLTGLDPFINNPVTSDPVRYARNAAILEEDPTLGLASPTVAWADTAFRAMHTFKGMNYPSQIRQPILMLAASNDTVVSTAAIEEFAYHLRAGSHLVIAGAKHEILQEQDRYRSQFWAAFDAFVPGTPLFK; encoded by the coding sequence ATGACGCTGGTCTCGATTCCGTCCAATCCCGTTCCCGAAGACGTCGTCAGCGGTACCATCAAGACGCCCGATGGCGCCGAGCTGCGCTTTGCGCGCTGGGCGCCGCCGGCGAACCGCAAGGGCACCGTCTGCGTCTTCACCGGACGCAGCGAGCAGATCGAGAAATATTTCGAGACCGTGCGCGATCTGCGCGACCGCGGCTTTGCGGTGGCGATGATCGACTGGCGCGGGCAGGGCCATTCGTCGCGCCGGCTGCGCGACCCGCGCAAGGGCTATGTGCGCGATTTCTCCGATTTCGAGGTCGACGTGGAGGCCTTCGTGCAGCAGGTGGTGCTGCCCGATTGCCCGCCGCCGTTCTTCGCGCTGGCCCACTCCATGGGCGGCACGGTGATGCTGCGGGTGGCGCATGCGGGCAAGCGCTGGTTCGACCGCATGGTGTTGTCGGCGCCGATGATCGACCTGCCCGGCCGCACCACCTCGCTTCCGGTACGCGCGCTGCTCAAGACCATGCGCCTGCTCGGGCAGGGCGGCCGTTATGTCCCCGGCGGCAGCGACCGCCTCACCGGGCTCGATCCCTTCATCAACAATCCCGTGACCAGCGATCCGGTGCGCTACGCGCGCAATGCCGCGATCCTGGAGGAGGACCCGACGCTCGGGCTGGCATCACCGACGGTTGCCTGGGCCGATACCGCCTTCCGCGCGATGCACACCTTCAAGGGCATGAACTACCCCTCGCAGATCCGCCAGCCGATCCTGATGCTGGCAGCGTCCAACGACACCGTGGTCTCGACCGCGGCGATCGAGGAGTTCGCCTATCACTTGCGTGCCGGCTCCCACCTCGTGATCGCCGGCGCCAAGCACGAGATCCTGCAGGAGCAGGACCGCTACCGCTCCCAGTTCTGGGCCGCCTTCGACGCCTTCGTGCCGGGCACGCCGCTGTTCAAGTGA